One window of Nicotiana tomentosiformis chromosome 11, ASM39032v3, whole genome shotgun sequence genomic DNA carries:
- the LOC138901796 gene encoding uncharacterized protein yields MGLKIKEEVTKQIKAKVLKVVEYPTWLDNIVPVPKKDGKVRVCVDYRDLNRESPKDDFPLPNLHILIDNYALATLSSMIKHPEKNFIDPISIGIHKQPAYYAHIEEESNGNPLFHDIKEYLAKGEYPEHSTYTQKCMLRRLANHFFQSGGILHRRTPDLRLLQCVDAKQASRLLEEIHVGICGPHMNGFVLAKKILRAGYFWITMETDCIKHVQKCNQCQIHAYMIRVPPNELNPTSAP; encoded by the exons AtgggtttgaagataaaagaggaggtcaccaagcaaatcaaagccaaggttctcaaagtggttgaatatccgacttggttggacaacattgtgccggttccgaagaaagatgggaaagtcagagtgtgTGTTGATTACCGAGACTTAAACAGGGAAAGTCCCAAAGACGATTTCCCATTGCCAAACTTACACATATTGATTGACAACT atgcattggctactctatcttccatgataaAACACCCAGAGAAGAACTTCATCGATCCTATttcaataggaattcataaacaaCCAGCTTATTATGCTCATATTGAAGAAGAGAGCAATGGAAATCCGTtgttccacgacatcaaggaatatttggcaaaaggagaaTATCCAGAGCACTCTACCTATACTCAGAAGTGCATGCTTCGAAGattagccaaccatttctttcaaagtgggGGAATTCTGCATAGAAGAACTCCCGACTTGAGATTACTACAGTGCGTCGATGCCAAGCAAgcatccagattgctcgaggaaatacatgtcggaatttgtggaccgcacatgaatggcttcgtcttagccaagaaaatactaagagcagggtatttctggataactatggaaacagactgtatCAAACATGTACAGAAGTGTAACCAATGTCAGATACATGCTTATATGATACGAGTTCCACCGAATGAACTCAATCCAACAAGCGCGCCCTAG